From the Equus przewalskii isolate Varuska chromosome 19, EquPr2, whole genome shotgun sequence genome, one window contains:
- the MDC1 gene encoding mediator of DNA damage checkpoint protein 1 isoform X23 — protein sequence MDQKKYHRLDAPLPFVSRGPLTVEETPKVQGGTHPRGLLLAEDSEEEVDPLSERHVVKEPRTSSSSLATVVPESDEEGPSPAPGGPGPPFAFNLDSDTDEEESQQPATGEAFSAAMTDATVETEPPKAITTEIQLEKDQCSVEERDTATKVKRDARNEVVPVGVILERTQPAEEDSDTDVDDESRPPGRPAEVHLESAQPSGFIDSDTDVEEEGIPTTPAVVPMKKRQVFHGDDAKSPGAPGLANLQESPAGSDTDVEEGEALLTVPLERSQASMVIDSNTDDEEEVSAALTLARLKESRTLTWHRDTDVEEDKAQPVVLLEQSQTSARRDSDTDVEEEGPPVEKRGTVPKDCTDKAHSEKSQPPLGDSDIEMEEDKSSPAVHLERSEASATVDVNTQVKEEVLPGPAVTPLEKHQVPVAWTNQTDVEADRGPAKQPMVCLEEAQPPPVGDCEITSLNASAVTDVRKSQFPTGGDAGTEWAVAVLEQERAPEAGAQGGSPVALVEQGLLPVSRENLTDLVVDTGTPGEPTQPRREGAQTPKEGKREPRMDGTKDSADARDVLKAEKSTIKVPAYSVSDSEDLDLQATQCFVEKEGQSLEAVQSTEDEPTQAFLLSPPQEPGPSRCSFQAEEKNAILSQTYGATSLASFLKRLPRELLYEGALDELWEVLATQPYCPRESEASETQPVAAHLEAHGSCPSPPRATPGEQHPESPVHAEPLGIQGRGMHTVEKDMGTPGETADRVNPERGPLERATKKPPPEGERKDVMGEEELTWGLRDSQQKQVLARDTQRQESDKKVTSASPESGMESLKVEIETAREIQEKEREKQTLAREIFEREAEKLVPGRVCEVGGLEVKVSKVIQERGPEAGEPERGTQDQEGQASSPTPEPRVGAGGLQALASAVVASGSQSGGGRGVPVSPRRQERDHLNCKMPPAEKASRGDQESPEACLPPAVTEASAPLQNPLMSQSQKHPTPQPLPSLELPIPRARQNGSQGAPEIPPSELEPLHPKPKVRPRGSSRMLPSPMSSIAPESHPTTPTDQPVSPEPTSRATRSRTYRSSEMTPAPVVPTAPELQSSTSKDQPVTAKLTSRATRGRTHRSSVKSPEPVVPTAPELQPSTSKDQPVTPEPTSRGRTHRSSVKAPEQVVPTAPELQPSTSKDQSVIPTPTSRATRGRTHRSSVKTPEPVVPTAPEFQPPTPTDQPVTLELISRATRGRTHRASVKTPEPVVPTAPELQPPTSKDQSGILTPTSRATRGRTHRFSVKSPEPIVPIAPELQPSTPTDQSVASEPTSGTTQGRTHRSSVKTPELVVPTGPEFQPSTSINQLVTPKPTSQPRTHRSSVKTPEPIVPTTSELQPSTPTDQPVTPKPTSRATRGRKHRSVNTSEPIVPTAPELQPSTPTDKPVTRKPTSRATRGRTHRSSVKTPEPIVPTAPELQPSTPTDKPVTCKPTSRATRGRKHRSSVKTPKPIVPTASQLQPSTPTDQSVTPESTTQDIRGRKHRSSVKTPQPMEPTAPGHEPPSHTDQPVTPEAIAPASQSRTLRTSIISAVPVPTTPEFRSPVPTDQPIPPETIPQANCSRRPRATRKQGSPTAPIVHEPCSAPPEPNSRNQRRRAVRAAESLTTIPEPAFAQLPEAPTHAPHIEKVEAAGTSGFTPEPQRKASQSHKRPLATLDLPPLQKRLQRGKVSQKTAFLQEEEDDPTERPGKKEVVVMPGPGKRKRDQAEEEGILSRSLRRTKPNQESTAPKVLFTGVVDVRGERAVLALGGSLASSVAEASHLVTDRIRRTVKFLCALGRGIPILSLDWLHQSRKAGCFLPPDEYVVTDPEQEENFGFSLRDALSRARERRLLEGYEIHVTPGVQPPPLQMGEIISCCGGTVLPSMPRSYKPQRVVITCSQDFPRCAIPSRVGLPILSPEFLLTGVLKQEAKPEAFVLSALEMSST from the exons ATGGACCAGAAAAAG TACCATCGCCTGGATGCCCCCCTGCCCTTTGTCTCTCGGGGCCCTCTAACTGTAGAGGAGACACCCAAGGTACAGGGAGGAACTCATCCCCGGGGGCTCCTGTTGGCTGAGGACTCAGAGGAGGAAGTAG ATCCTCTTTCTGAAAGGCATGTGGTGAAAGAACCAAGGACCTCATCTTCTTCTTTGGCAACAGTAGTTCCAGAGAG TGATGAAGAGGGGCCTTCCCCTGCCCCAGGTGGCCCTGGGCCACCTTTTGCCTTCAACTTGGACAGTGacacagatgaggaagaaagTCAGCAACCAGCAACAGGGGAGGCCTTCTCAGCTGCCATGACAGATGCCACTGTAGAGACAGAACCGCCTAAAGCCATCACAACTGAAATCCAGCTTGAAAAGGATCAGTGTTCAGTGGAGGAAAGGGACACTGCCACAAAAGTCAAGAGGGATGCAAGGAATGAAGTGGTTCCAGTTGGAGTGATTCTGGAGAGGACCCAACCTGCTGAGGAGGACAGTGACACAGATGTGGATGATGAGAGCAGGCCTCCAGGAAGGCCAGCCGAAGTCCATTTGGAAAGTGCCCAGCCTTCTGGCTTCATAGACAGTGATACTGATGTGGAAGAAGAGGGGATCCCCACGACCCCAGCTGTAGTTCCTATGAAGAAGAGGCAAGTCTTCCATGGAGATGATGCAAAGAGTCCTGGGGCACCTGGCTTGGCGAATCTGCAGGAGAGCCCAGCTGGTAGTGATACAGATGTGGAGGAGGGCGAGGCCCTACTAACGGTCCCTCTGGAGAGAAGCCAAGCCTCCATGGTGATCGATAGCAATACAGATGATGAGGAAGAAGTCTCAGCAGCACTCACTTTGGCACGTCTGAAAGAGAGCCGAACCCTTACCTGGCACAGAGATACAGATGTGGAAGAGGACAAGGCCCAACCTGTGGTCCTTCTGGAGCAAAGCCAAACCTCCGCCAGGAGAGACAGTGACACagatgtggaggaggaggggccccCAGTGGAAAAGAGAGGAACTGTCCCCAAGGATTGCACAGACAAAGCACATTCAGAAAAGAGCCAGCCTCCTCTTGGGGATAGTGATATAGAGATGGAGGAAGATAAGAGCTCACCTGCAGTCCACCTGGAGAGAAGTGAAGCCTCTGCCACAGTGGACGTCAACACACAAGTGAAGGAGGAAGTCCTACCAGGGCCAGCTGTTACACCTCTGGAGAAGCATCAGGTGCCTGTGGCATGGACAAATCAAACAGATGTGGAAGCAGACAGGGGCCCAGCAAAGCAGCCTATGGTGTGTCTAGAGGAAGCCCAGCCTCCTCCAGTTGGGGACTGTGAGATCACATCCTTAAATGCCTCAGCAGTGACAGATGTAAGAAAGAGCCAGTTTCCCACAGGAGGGGATGCTGGGACGGAATGGGCTGTGGCTGTTCTTGAGCAGGAGAGAGCTCCTGAGGCGGGGGCCCAGGGTGGGTCACCTGTGGCACTAGTGGAGCAGGGCCTTCTCCCTGTCTCAAGGGAAAACCTAACAGATCTGGTGGTGGACACAGGCACTCCAGGGGAACCCACCCAGCCACGGAGAGAGGGAGCCCAGACCcccaaagaagggaagagagaaccaCGTATGGATGGGACCAAGGACTCTGCAGATGCCCGTGATG ttctaaaggctgagaagtccacgaTCAAGGTGCCAGCgtattcagtgtctg ATTCTGAAGATCTAGACCTACAGGCTACCCAGTGCTTTGTGGAGAAAGAGGGTCAGAGCCTGGAAG CAGTCCAGAGCACGGAGGATGAACCTACCCAGGCCTTCCTGTTAAGTCCACCCCAAGAGCCTGGCCCTTCCCGTTGCAGCTTCCAGGCCGAAG aaaaaaatgccATATTAAGTCAGACCTATGGAGCAACTAGTCTAGCATCGTTTTTAAAGAGGCTACCGAGAGAGCTTTTATATGAAG GTGCCCTGGATGAGCTGTGGGAGGTCTTGGCTACACAGCCATACTGTCCAAGAGAATCTGAGGCCTCTGAGACCCAGCCCGTTGCCGCCCACCTTGAGGCCCATGGATCTTGCCCCTCACCACCTAGGGCAACACCAGGAGAACAACATCCAGAGAGCCCAGTTCATGCAGAGCCACTGGGGATTCAAGGAAGAGGGATGCACACTGTGGAGAAAGACATGGGTACACCAGGAGAAACAGCAGACAGGGTGAACCCTGAGAGAGGACCATTGGAGAGGGCAACCAAGAAACCGCcaccagaaggagagagaaaagatgtgaTGGGAGAGGAAGAATTAACTTGGGGGCTACGGGACAGTCAACAAAAACAGGTGTTAGCTAGAGACACTCAGAGACAAGAGTCTGACAAAAAGGTGACAAGTGCAAGTCCCGAAAGTGGTATGGAGAGTTTGAAGGTAGAAATTGAGACAGCCAGGGAaatacaagagaaagagagagaaaagcagactcttgcaagagaaatatttgaaagagaagcagagaaattaGTACCAGGGAGAGTGTGTGAGGTAGGTGGGTTAGAGGTCAAGGTATCCAAAGTGATACAGGagagaggccctgaggcaggggagCCAGAGAGAGGGACCCAGGACCAGGAAGGGCAGGCCTCCAGTCCAACACCAGAGCCtcgggtgggggctgggggccttCAGGCACTCGCTTCAGCTGTGGTAGCTTCTGGGAGCCAATCAGGTGGAGGAAGGGGCGTCCCAGTGAgtcccaggaggcaggagagag ACCACTTGAATTGCAAGATGCCACCTGCTGAGAAGGCTTCTAGG GGTGATCAGGAATCCCCAGAGGCTTGTCTGCCTCCTGCAGTGACTGAAGCCTCAGCCCCGCTCCAAAACCCCCTCATGTCTCAGAGCCAAAAACATCCTACACCTCAGCCTCTGCCTTCCTTAGAGCTGCCCATTCCCAGGGCCAGGCAAAATGGGAGTCAGGGAGCCCCAGAGATTCCTCCCTCAGAGCTGGAGCCTCTGCATCCAAAACCCAAAGTCAGGCCCCGGGGGTCCTCCAGGATGTTACCCTCTCCAATGTCTTCTATAGCCCCTGAGTCCCACCCTACCACCCCCACAGACCAGCCTGTCAGCCCTGAGCCCACATCTCGGGCCACTCGGAGCAGAACATACAGGTCTTCTGAAATGACCCCTGCACCAGTTGTCCCCACAGCACCTGAGCTGCAATCTTCCACCTCTAAAGACCAGCCTGTCACCGCTAAGCTCACATCTCGGGCCACTCGGGGAAGGACACATAGGTCCTCTGTCAAGTCCCCTGAACCAGTTGTCCCCACAGCCCCTGAGCTCCAGCCTTCCACCTCTAAAGACCAGCCTGTCACTCCTGAGCCCACATCTCGGGGCAGGACACATAGATCTTCTGTCAAGGCCCCTGAGCAAGTTGTCCCTACAGCTCCTGAGCTGCAACCTTCCACCTCCAAAGACCAGTCTGTCATCCCCACACCCACATCCCGGGCCACTCGGGGCAGGACACATAGGTCCTCTGTCAAGACCCCTGAACCAGTTGTCCCCACAGCCCCTGAGTTCCAGCCTCCTACCCCCACAGACCAACCTGTCACCCTTGAGCTCATATCTCGGGCCACTCGGGGCAGAACACACAGAGCCTCTGTGAAGACTCCTGAACCAGTTGTCCCCACAGCTCCTGAGCTGCAGCCTCCCACCTCCAAAGACCAGTCTGGCATCTTAACACCCACATCTCGGGCCACTCGGGGCAGAACACATAGGTTCTCTGTCAAGTCCCCTGAACCAATTGTCCCCATAGCCCCTGAGCTTCAGCCTTCTACCCCCACAGACCAATCTGTCGCTAGTGAGCCCACATCTGGCACCACTCAGGGCAGGACACATAGGTCTTCTGTCAAGACCCCTGAACTAGTTGTACCCACAGGTCCTGAGTTCCAGCCTTCCACTTCCATAAACCAACTTGTCACCCCCAAACCCACATCTCAGCCAAGGACACATAGGTCTTCTGTCAAGACCCCCGAACCAATTGTTCCCACAACCTCAGAGCTCCAGCCTTCCACCCCCACAGACCAACCTGTCACCCCCAAACCCACATCCCGGGCCACTCGGGGCAGAAAACATAGGTCTGTCAACACCTCTGAACCGATTGTCCCCACAGCCCCTGAGCTCCAGCCTTCCACCCCCACAGACAAACCTGTCACCCGCAAGCCCACATCTCGGGCCACTCGGGGCAGAACACATAGGTCTTCTGTCAAGACACCCGAACCAATTGTCCCCACAGCCCCTGAGCTCCAGCCTTCTACCCCCACAGACAAACCTGTCACCTGCAAACCCACATCTCGGGCCACTCGGGGCAGAAAACATAGGTCTTCTGTCAAGACCCCCAAACCAATTGTCCCCACAGCCTCACAGCTCCAGCCTTCCACCCCGACAGACCAATCTGTTACCCCTGAGTCCACAACGCAGGACATTCGGGGCAGAAAACATAGGTCCTCTGTCAAGACTCCCCAACCAATGGAACCCACAGCCCCTGGCCATGAACCTCCCAGCCATACAGACCAGCCTGTCACCCCTGAAGCCATAGCTCCGGCTAGTCAGAGCAGGACACTAAGGACTTCTATAATAAGTGCTGTGCCAGTTCCTACCACCCCTGAATTCCGGTCTCCTGTCCCCACAGACCAGCCTATTCCCCCTGAGACCATCCCTCAAGCCAATTGCAGCAGGAGGCCAAGGGCCACTAGGAAGCAGGGGTCCCCCACAGCTCCCATTGTCCATGAACCCTGCTCTGCACCCCCTGAACCTAACTCGAGGAACCAAAGACGAAGAGCAGTGAGAGCAGCTGAGTCCCTTACAACCATTCCTGAGCCTGCCTTTGCCCAGCTTCCTGAGGCGCCCACTCATGCTCCCCACATCGAAAAGGTAGAGGCAGCAGGTACATCTGGGTTCACCCCAGAGCCCCAGCGTAAGGCCTCTCAAAGCCACAAGAGGCCTTTAGCTACCCTGGATTTACCCCCACTTCAAAAACGGCTCCAAAGAGGGAAAGTCTCCCAGAAGACAGCGTTcctccaggaagaggaagatgatcCCACAGAGAGACCAGGGAAGAAAGAG GTTGTAGTGATGCCAggaccaggcaagagaaagagagaccaagCAGAAGAAGAGGGAATACTGAGCCGCAGCCTCCGAAGAACCAAACCTAACCAAGAGTCCACAGCCCCcaaa GTGCTCTTCACAGGAGTGGTGGATGTTCGAGGAGAGCGGGCAGTACTGGCCCTGGGGGGAAGTCTGGCCAGCTCAGTGGCAGAGGCTTCCCACCTGGTGACTGATCGAATCCGCCGGACGGTCAAGTTCCTGTGTGCCCTGGGGCGGGGGATCCCCATCCTCTCCCTGGACTGGCTGCACCAG TCCCGCAAAGCTGGTTGCTTCTTGCCACCGGATGAATACGTGGTGACCGATCCTGAGCAGGAAGAGAACTTTGGCTTCAGCCTTCGGGATGCTCTGAGCCGAGCTCGGGAGCGAAGGCTGCTGGAG gGCTATGAGATTCATGTGACCCCTGGAGTCCAGCCACCTCCACTTCAGATGGGAGAGATCATCAGCTGCTGTGGAGGCACTGTCCTACCCAGCATGCCCCGGTCCTATAAG CCTCAGAGAGTTGTGATCACATGCTCCCAGGACTTCCCCCGATGCGCCATTCCATCTCGGGTCGGGCTGCCCATCCTCTCACCTGAGTTCCTGCTGACAGGAGTGCTGAAGCAGGAAGCCAAGCCAGAGGCCTTCGTCCTCTCCGCTTTGGAAATGTCATCCACCTGA